GGCggaaaaatagctttttacTAATTACGGATTGGAAAATGTGGGGAAGGGCAAAAGAAGTTTGGATGTGGTTGAGGATTATTCcgtaaaaatcttttttgattcCCACCCAGATGGGATTGACAAGTCCGGCTTTTAACTTTGCCGAAAGTtcagaaataaaatttcagcgaaaatttgaaactttaatGAACGAAGTTTCGTTTGGGAGAGGGGGGAAAGTTTTAGGACTGCTTTGGAGGTgggaaaattttaacaaatacaaatttttttactcACCTTCTAAAATCCCTGCTCCAACACGCATAAATCACGGGATTCATACTCGAATTGATCCACCCCAACCATGTGACAACCGCTAAAACAATCTCTTCGTGCCATATGCACTGCAGACAAAAACCACTCAATAAGTTCACAACGAAAAACGGTAACCAACATACAATAAACACCCCCATTACTATACCGAGTGTTTTTGCCGCTTTCTTTTCTTTCGCGAACTTGGCCAACTTTCGGCTCAATGAAAAGTTTTTACTATGTGGCCCCAATCGGGTTGAAGCAACACGCGCCAAACCGTTATTTTGTAAAGCTGTTAATGGTTCATCTTCTTGAGTTGAATACAAATTGCGAGTATCTGGAGTTGGGGGAATTTTACAAGATGTTCCACCCCCGCGATGTATTCTAAGAGTTAACTCCAATTCTCCAGCGCCGAGAAGAACTTGTTTCGTTCCTAACCTTAACGATCTCGTTTGGGCAACAGCAGCTCGATAAATTCGATAATAAGTAAACACCATGACGAATAAtggtaaataaaatgaaatcgtcgatgaaaaaattaaatatcccAAATGTTCTGTAAATGGACATTTCCAATCGGGTATTGGATCCGTTCGGACGGCTCTCCACCAAGCAATAGCTGGAAAAGATATCGCTGACGAACAGACCCATACAGCTGCGATAAGAAGGGCTGATCTTATTTTTGTCATTCTCATTGGGTAAGTTATCGGATCGGTTATCGCCCAGTATCGATCTAAAGAGATTAcgcataaatttaaaatcgaagcGGTACTAAAAAGTACATCCAAACATCTCCAGATATCGCACCAATCGTTTCCAAAGAACCACGTGTGTTCTAAAACTTCGTACAAAGCACTAAAAGGCATTACGACCAATCCTACTAAACAATCAGCGACTGCTAATGAAGTTATAAAGTAATTCGTCGGAGTGTGAAGATATCGTTCTCTTACGACAGCCATTATTACCAACATATTCCCGAAAACCGTCGCCATTGAGA
This region of Onthophagus taurus isolate NC chromosome 3, IU_Otau_3.0, whole genome shotgun sequence genomic DNA includes:
- the LOC111416188 gene encoding dopamine receptor 2 isoform X2, coding for MNDSFPIIHLNYNFENFTMSPNLTNSTAEQDAWEMWTALVQDRAVVVSLLLLFSMATVFGNMLVIMAVVRERYLHTPTNYFITSLAVADCLVGLVVMPFSALYEVLEHTWFFGNDWCDIWRCLDVLFSTASILNLCVISLDRYWAITDPITYPMRMTKIRSALLIAAVWVCSSAISFPAIAWWRAVRTDPIPDWKCPFTEHLGYLIFSSTISFYLPLFVMVFTYYRIYRAAVAQTRSLRLGTKQVLLGAGELELTLRIHRGGGTSCKIPPTPDTRNLYSTQEDEPLTALQNNGLARVASTRLGPHSKNFSLSRKLAKFAKEKKAAKTLGIVMGVFIVCWLPFFVVNLLSGFCLQCIWHEEIVLAVVTWLGWINSSMNPVIYACWSRDFRRAFLRILCVCCPRQIRRRYQSAFRTKHSQCFNPHVMEATSSSQVSYSSVGQHELCTM
- the LOC111416188 gene encoding dopamine receptor 2 isoform X1 — translated: MNDSFPIIHLNYNFENFTMSPNLTNSTAEQDAWEMWTALVQDRAVVVSLLLLFSMATVFGNMLVIMAVVRERYLHTPTNYFITSLAVADCLVGLVVMPFSALYEVLEHTWFFGNDWCDIWRCLDVLFSTASILNLCVISLDRYWAITDPITYPMRMTKIRSALLIAAVWVCSSAISFPAIAWWRAVRTDPIPDWKCPFTEHLGYLIFSSTISFYLPLFVMVFTYYRIYRAAVAQTRSLRLGTKQVLLGAGELELTLRIHRGGGTSCKIPPTPDTRNLYSTQEDEPLTALQNNGLARVASTRLGPHSKNFSLSRKLAKFAKEKKAAKTLGIVMGVFIVCWLPFFVVNLLSGFCLQCIWHEEIVLAVVTWLGWINSSMNPVIYACWSRDFRRAFLRILCVCCPRQIRRRYQSAFRTKHSQVAWEAMQLVHRIKANAERMAENETETETETERQSF